CAATTCCATCAGCGCCCTTGTGAGCTTCAAGCCCGCCGAAGCCAGGAAGATGATCCAGCAATTATCGGATTTCCTTCGCGGTACACTCAGAAAAGAAGAACAACAATGGATCAGTCTCGCAGATGAACTGAAACACCTGCAACTGTATCTCGAAATAGAAAAAGTAAGGTTCGGCCATCGCCTGCAGACAATGATCACGCAGGAAGAAGGTACCCGCGAACTTCAGATCCCGCACATGCTTTTACAGCCTGTTGTGGAGAATGCCATCAAATTCGGATTATACGACACCACCGGTGATGTGGAGATCAGGATCGAAGCCGGCATTCAAAACAATATGCTCACGCTCACAGTGCAAAATCCTTTCGATCCGGCAACGGCGTCGCCACAGTCGGGAACCGGCTTCGGGCTTCATTCTGCCCGCAGAAGGCTTTATCTGCTATTCGGCCGGCAGGACCTGCTGAGCACCACATCGGCCGATAATGTTTTCACCACTACCATCAAAATTCCACAGCTATGATCAAAGCAATACTGATAGACGATGAGCCCCTGGCGAGAATGATCGTGAACGAATACCTTCAGGCATTCCCGGAGATCACAGTGGTGCAGGAATGCAATGATGGTTTCGAAGGCGTGAAAGCCATTCAGCAACACCAGCCTGAACTGGTATTCCTGGATGTGCAGATGCCCAAGATCAATGGCTTCGAAATGCTGGAACTGATAGACAATCCGCCTGCCATCATCTTTACCACCGCCTTCGATGAATATGCCCTCAAAGCTTTTGAGAATAACGCTGTGGACTACCTGCTGAAACCTTTCAGCCAGGAAAGATTCGATAAAGCCCTCCGCAAATGGCTGGAGCAGCAAAACCAGCAACAACCCGCCAATTCAAAAGAACAAACCGAAGCGCTTTTGCAGGAAGCCGCAATCGGTGCGCCACAAAACCAGCGCATCGTGGTGAAAACCGGCAGCAAGATCCGCATCATCCCCATCCATGAAGTACTGTACCTCGAAGCTGATGATGATTACGTAAAAGTGCATACGGCGGATGGCGTGTTCCTGAAGAACAAAACCATGACGCATTTTGAGCAGACACTGGATCCCCGCCAGTTCGTAAGGACACATCGTTCCTATATCGTTAATGTACAGATTATCACCAGACTGGATGCCTACGAGAAAGAAAGTTACCTGGCTGTTCTCAATACCGGCAGCGCCAATCCCGTGACCGTTCCCGTAAGTAAGACCGGTTACGCCAAACTCAAAACAGTATTGGGAATCTGAAAAAAATTTTATTCACCAAAAATGCCCCACTATTTCTCCTTTCGGTTTTTTCGATTATTTTCATCCCTATCATTTCCGCCGATCTGCTGACCCAACCAAAAATTCACCGTCCCTTTCATTAAATCCAATTTCTATTGTGCAGCCGTTGGTTCAGACCTTGACCTAACAGTGATGGACACCTGATTTTTTTGTGTTGATAAACTTGACAAACCTTAGCATATTCCTTATCCGAATTTTCAATGCGGCTGGTTATATCCTGCCGGGCAATGATTTACAGCATCCTAAAACTATCATTCCTAATGAAATCGGATATGGCGTTAATTGCTGCGCTGCACAGAAGGCAGCCTGAAGCGATAAGAGAACTGTTCAACCAGTTGTACAAACCCCTCATCTATTTTGCCGGAAAACTGGTGGACAACAAACATGAAGCAGAAGATATAGTTGGCACTTCTTTTTTCAAGCTCACAGGCCGTATAGAGCAGTTCCCTACCATTCGAGATGTGAAAGCTTTTCTCTACATCACCACACGCAATGAATGCCTCGATTATCTCAGAAGGATCGCCCGCAATGAGAGAACGCAGGACCAACTGCAATACCTGATGGACTATAATGATGCGCAGGCCGGTGACGAAATGCTGCGCGCCAGGATCCTCCAGGAAGTGTATAATGAAATTGAACAACTTCCTCCGCAATGCCGTAGGATTTTCAAACTGATCTATAGCAAAGGAATGACCACCAAACAAATTGCAGATGAGCTGGAGCTCTCACCTCAAACAATTCTGAACCAGAAAGCAAAAGCATTGAACCTGTTGAGAGGCATACTCGTTAAAAAGAATCTGATGCCGCACTCCACCTTTTT
This portion of the Pseudobacter ginsenosidimutans genome encodes:
- a CDS encoding LytR/AlgR family response regulator transcription factor, with the protein product MIKAILIDDEPLARMIVNEYLQAFPEITVVQECNDGFEGVKAIQQHQPELVFLDVQMPKINGFEMLELIDNPPAIIFTTAFDEYALKAFENNAVDYLLKPFSQERFDKALRKWLEQQNQQQPANSKEQTEALLQEAAIGAPQNQRIVVKTGSKIRIIPIHEVLYLEADDDYVKVHTADGVFLKNKTMTHFEQTLDPRQFVRTHRSYIVNVQIITRLDAYEKESYLAVLNTGSANPVTVPVSKTGYAKLKTVLGI
- a CDS encoding RNA polymerase sigma factor, giving the protein MALIAALHRRQPEAIRELFNQLYKPLIYFAGKLVDNKHEAEDIVGTSFFKLTGRIEQFPTIRDVKAFLYITTRNECLDYLRRIARNERTQDQLQYLMDYNDAQAGDEMLRARILQEVYNEIEQLPPQCRRIFKLIYSKGMTTKQIADELELSPQTILNQKAKALNLLRGILVKKNLMPHSTFFQLFLLISIEFFL